Proteins co-encoded in one Streptomyces diastaticus subsp. diastaticus genomic window:
- a CDS encoding GntT/GntP/DsdX family permease, with protein MTRLSVEMLAADAAEPITSAGNAQLGIAVLAGIAVIVLLITKFKVHAFLALTIGSLALGAFAGAPLDKAITSFTAGLGSTVAGVGVLIALGAILGKLLADSGGADQIVDTILARAGGRAMPWAMVLIASVIGLPLFFEVGIVLLIPVVLMVAKRGNYSLMKIGVPALAGLSVMHGLIPPHPGPLVAIDAIGANLGITLALGVLVAIPTVIIAGPVFGKYAARWVDVPAPEKMIPQRATEEADRRPSFGATLATVLLPVVLMLAKALVDIVVDDPEAGVQRVFDVIGSPMIALLAAVIVGMFTLGRAAGFTKGRLSATVEKSLAPIAGVLLIVGAGGGFKQTLIDVGIGQMILDLSESWAIPTLLLAWLIAVAIRLATGSATVATISAAGLVAPLAADMSASHLALLVLAIGAGSLFFSHVNDAGFWLVKEYFGLNVGQTVKTWSVMETIISVVSLVFVLLLSLVL; from the coding sequence GTGACCCGTCTCAGCGTCGAGATGCTGGCAGCGGACGCGGCGGAACCGATCACCTCCGCGGGCAACGCCCAGTTGGGGATCGCCGTTCTCGCCGGTATCGCCGTCATCGTTCTGCTCATCACGAAGTTCAAGGTCCACGCCTTCCTGGCGCTGACCATCGGTTCGCTGGCCCTCGGCGCCTTCGCCGGTGCGCCGCTGGACAAGGCCATCACCAGCTTCACCGCCGGACTCGGGTCGACCGTGGCGGGCGTGGGTGTACTGATCGCGCTCGGCGCGATCCTCGGCAAACTCCTCGCCGACTCGGGCGGCGCCGACCAGATCGTCGACACGATCCTCGCCAGGGCCGGCGGCCGGGCGATGCCGTGGGCCATGGTCCTCATCGCCTCCGTCATCGGTCTGCCGCTCTTCTTCGAGGTCGGCATCGTGCTGCTGATCCCGGTCGTCCTGATGGTGGCCAAGCGCGGCAACTACTCGCTGATGAAGATCGGCGTCCCCGCGCTGGCGGGGCTGTCGGTCATGCACGGCCTGATCCCGCCGCACCCCGGCCCGCTCGTCGCCATCGACGCGATCGGCGCCAACCTCGGCATCACCCTGGCGCTCGGCGTCCTCGTCGCGATACCCACCGTGATCATCGCCGGTCCCGTCTTCGGCAAGTACGCCGCGCGCTGGGTGGACGTGCCCGCCCCCGAGAAGATGATCCCGCAGCGCGCCACCGAGGAGGCCGACCGCCGGCCGAGCTTCGGCGCGACGCTGGCCACCGTGCTGCTGCCGGTGGTGCTGATGCTCGCCAAGGCCCTCGTCGACATCGTGGTGGACGACCCCGAGGCGGGCGTCCAGCGGGTCTTCGACGTCATCGGCTCGCCGATGATCGCGCTGCTCGCCGCGGTGATCGTGGGCATGTTCACCCTCGGCCGCGCCGCCGGGTTCACCAAGGGCCGCCTCTCCGCCACGGTGGAGAAGTCGCTCGCCCCGATCGCGGGCGTGCTGCTCATCGTCGGCGCCGGCGGTGGCTTCAAGCAGACCCTGATCGACGTCGGCATCGGCCAGATGATCCTGGACCTCTCCGAGAGCTGGGCCATCCCGACCCTGCTGCTCGCCTGGCTGATCGCGGTGGCGATCCGGCTGGCGACCGGTTCGGCGACGGTGGCGACCATCTCGGCGGCCGGTCTGGTGGCCCCGCTGGCGGCCGACATGTCGGCCTCGCACCTGGCGCTGCTGGTGCTGGCGATCGGCGCGGGTTCGCTCTTCTTCAGCCACGTCAACGACGCCGGCTTCTGGCTGGTCAAGGAGTACTTCGGGCTGAACGTCGGCCAGACGGTCAAGACCTGGTCGGTGATGGAGACGATCATCTCCGTCGTCTCGCTCGTCTTCGTCCTGCTGCTCTCGCTGGTGTTGTAG
- a CDS encoding gluconokinase → MNTPHVVVVMGVAGTGKTTIGPLLAERLGVPYAEGDDFHPPANIAKMSAGTPLDDGDRWPWLDAIGAWAHSRAGLGGVVSSSALKRSYRDRLRASGPGVIFVHLTGDRSLIEERMAERKGHFMPTALLDSQFATLQPLQADEAGIAVDVAGTPEEIADRACEALAAYDRGRAEAS, encoded by the coding sequence ATGAACACCCCCCACGTCGTCGTGGTCATGGGCGTCGCAGGAACCGGCAAGACCACGATCGGCCCCCTGCTCGCCGAACGGCTCGGCGTCCCGTACGCCGAGGGCGACGACTTCCACCCGCCGGCCAACATCGCCAAGATGTCGGCCGGCACGCCGCTGGACGACGGCGACCGCTGGCCGTGGCTGGACGCCATCGGCGCCTGGGCCCACAGCCGGGCCGGGCTCGGAGGCGTCGTCAGCAGCTCCGCCCTCAAGCGCTCCTACCGGGACCGGCTGCGCGCCTCCGGGCCGGGCGTGATCTTCGTCCACCTCACCGGGGACCGGTCGCTGATCGAGGAACGGATGGCCGAGCGCAAGGGGCACTTCATGCCGACGGCCCTGCTCGACTCCCAGTTCGCGACGCTCCAGCCGCTCCAGGCCGACGAGGCCGGGATCGCCGTCGACGTCGCCGGCACGCCCGAGGAGATCGCCGACCGTGCCTGCGAGGCGCTGGCCGCCTACGACCGGGGCCGCGCCGAAGCCTCCTGA
- a CDS encoding FadR/GntR family transcriptional regulator gives MTTQGGGLHARVLDRLGPAITEGQYPAGSVLRTDELAQRYEVSRSVMREAVRVLESMHLVASRRRVGVTVLPAEEWNVYDPQVIRWRLAGADRPRQLRSLTVLRSAVEPVAAGLAARHASSAQCAELTENALGMVAHSRGHQLEGYLRHDIAFHRVVLRASGNEMFARLGDVVAEVLSGRTHHQVMFHDPDPAAVTLHVRLAEAVRERDAERAEALTREITVGALQELDILDPPPAPAER, from the coding sequence ATGACCACACAGGGCGGGGGACTCCACGCGCGGGTGCTCGACCGGCTCGGCCCCGCGATCACCGAGGGCCAGTACCCGGCGGGCAGCGTGCTGCGCACCGACGAACTGGCCCAGCGGTACGAGGTCTCCCGGTCGGTCATGCGCGAGGCGGTCCGCGTCCTGGAGTCGATGCACCTCGTCGCCTCCCGGCGCCGGGTCGGCGTCACCGTGCTCCCGGCCGAGGAGTGGAACGTCTACGATCCGCAGGTCATCCGCTGGCGGCTGGCCGGAGCCGACCGCCCCCGCCAGCTCCGTTCACTGACCGTGCTCCGCTCCGCCGTCGAGCCGGTCGCCGCCGGACTCGCGGCCCGCCACGCCAGCTCCGCCCAGTGCGCCGAGCTGACCGAGAACGCCCTCGGCATGGTCGCCCACTCCCGGGGCCACCAGCTGGAGGGCTACCTGCGCCACGACATCGCCTTCCACCGCGTCGTGCTGCGCGCCTCGGGCAACGAGATGTTCGCCCGCCTCGGCGACGTGGTCGCCGAGGTCCTCTCGGGCCGCACCCACCACCAGGTGATGTTCCACGACCCCGACCCGGCCGCCGTCACCCTGCACGTCCGCCTCGCCGAGGCCGTCCGCGAACGTGACGCCGAGCGCGCGGAGGCCCTCACCCGGGAGATCACCGTCGGCGCCCTCCAGGAGCTCGACATCCTGGACCCGCCTCCGGCACCGGCCGAACGCTGA
- a CDS encoding YchJ family protein — MSRRAARPRPTAFRRTTAQGPRSADACPCGTGQAYGACCGRFHSGAAEAATAEQLMRSRYTAFAVGDAAYLLRTWHPRTRPAVLHLDQGMRWIGLEITGTSEGSAFHATGTVTFRAHWTAGGESGVLAEHSRFTRGEDGGAWRYVDGDVRD; from the coding sequence ATGTCTCGTCGCGCCGCCCGCCCCCGCCCCACCGCTTTCCGCCGCACCACCGCTCAGGGCCCGCGGTCCGCCGACGCCTGCCCCTGCGGCACCGGGCAGGCGTACGGCGCGTGCTGCGGGCGGTTCCATTCGGGGGCGGCCGAGGCGGCGACGGCGGAGCAGTTGATGCGCTCGCGGTACACGGCGTTCGCGGTCGGTGACGCCGCCTACCTGCTGCGCACCTGGCACCCCCGGACCCGCCCCGCCGTGCTGCACCTCGACCAGGGGATGCGCTGGATCGGGCTGGAGATCACCGGGACGTCCGAGGGGAGCGCGTTCCACGCGACGGGAACGGTGACCTTCCGCGCCCACTGGACGGCCGGGGGCGAGAGCGGGGTGCTGGCGGAGCACAGCCGTTTCACCCGCGGCGAGGACGGCGGGGCGTGGCGGTACGTGGACGGGGACGTACGCGACTGA
- a CDS encoding M20/M25/M40 family metallo-hydrolase, translating into MGSLRGEDEVVDLCRDLIRIDTSNYGDHSGPGERRAAEYVAEKLAEVGLEPEIFESHPGRASTVVRIEGEDRSRPGLLIHGHTDVVPANAADWTHDPFSGEIADGCVWGRGAVDMKDMDAMTLAVVRDRMRSGRKPPRDLVLAFLADEEAGGTWGARHLVDNHPGLFEGVTEAIGEVGGFSFTVNEKLRLYLVETAQKGMHWMKLTVDGTAGHGSMIHRDNAITELSEAVGRLGRHEFPIRVTKTLRHFLDELSDALGTELDPENMDETLAKLGGIAKLIGASLKNTANPTQLGAGYKVNVIPGQATAHVDGRFLPGYEEEFLADLDRILGPRVRREDVHADKALETTFDGALVDAMQTALSAEDPIARAVPYMLSAGTDAKSFDDLGIRCFGFSPLQLPPELDFAGMFHGVDERVPVDGLKFGVRVLDRFLDAS; encoded by the coding sequence ATGGGGAGCCTGCGCGGCGAGGACGAGGTGGTCGACCTCTGCCGCGACCTCATCCGGATCGACACCAGCAACTACGGCGACCACTCCGGCCCCGGCGAGCGGCGGGCCGCCGAGTACGTGGCGGAGAAGCTCGCCGAGGTCGGGCTGGAGCCGGAGATCTTCGAGTCCCACCCGGGCCGCGCCTCCACCGTGGTCCGGATCGAGGGCGAGGACCGCTCCCGCCCGGGTCTGCTCATCCACGGCCACACCGACGTGGTACCCGCCAACGCCGCGGACTGGACGCACGACCCGTTCTCCGGCGAGATCGCCGACGGCTGCGTCTGGGGCCGGGGGGCCGTCGACATGAAGGACATGGACGCGATGACCCTCGCGGTCGTCCGCGACCGGATGCGCTCCGGGCGCAAGCCGCCGCGCGACCTCGTCCTCGCCTTCCTCGCCGACGAGGAGGCCGGCGGCACCTGGGGCGCCCGGCACCTCGTCGACAACCACCCCGGCCTCTTCGAAGGCGTCACCGAGGCGATCGGCGAGGTCGGGGGCTTCTCCTTCACCGTCAACGAGAAGCTCCGCCTCTACCTGGTGGAGACCGCCCAGAAGGGCATGCACTGGATGAAGCTGACCGTGGACGGCACCGCCGGACACGGCTCGATGATCCACCGCGACAACGCCATCACCGAACTCTCCGAGGCCGTCGGCCGCCTGGGCCGCCACGAGTTCCCCATCCGCGTCACCAAGACGCTGCGGCACTTCCTGGACGAACTCTCCGACGCGCTCGGCACCGAGCTGGACCCGGAGAACATGGACGAGACGCTCGCCAAGCTGGGCGGCATCGCCAAGCTCATCGGCGCCTCGTTGAAGAACACCGCCAACCCCACCCAGCTCGGCGCCGGTTACAAGGTCAACGTCATCCCCGGCCAGGCCACCGCCCACGTCGACGGCCGCTTCCTGCCCGGGTACGAGGAGGAGTTCCTCGCCGACCTCGACCGCATCCTCGGCCCGCGGGTGCGTCGCGAGGACGTGCACGCCGACAAGGCGCTGGAGACCACCTTCGACGGCGCCCTGGTCGACGCCATGCAGACCGCGCTCTCCGCCGAGGACCCCATCGCCCGCGCCGTGCCCTACATGCTCTCCGCCGGTACCGACGCCAAGTCCTTCGACGACCTCGGCATCCGCTGCTTCGGCTTCTCCCCGCTCCAGCTCCCACCGGAGCTCGACTTCGCCGGGATGTTCCACGGCGTGGACGAGCGGGTCCCGGTCGACGGACTGAAGTTCGGGGTCCGGGTGCTCGACCGGTTCCTCGACGCCTCCTGA
- the chpH gene encoding chaplin ChpH, whose translation MIKKVVAAAAATGGLVLAGAGMAVADAGAQGAAVGSPGVLSGNVVQVPVHVPVNVCGNTVSVIGLLNPAFGNTCVNA comes from the coding sequence ATGATCAAGAAGGTCGTCGCCGCTGCGGCAGCCACGGGTGGCCTCGTTCTCGCCGGCGCGGGCATGGCCGTCGCCGACGCCGGTGCCCAGGGCGCCGCTGTCGGTTCCCCCGGCGTCCTGTCCGGCAACGTGGTCCAGGTTCCGGTCCACGTGCCGGTCAACGTCTGCGGCAACACCGTCTCCGTGATCGGGCTGCTGAACCCCGCCTTCGGCAACACCTGCGTCAACGCCTGA
- a CDS encoding chaplin, translating to MRQVMRKGLITVAAATGVIAVTGGYAQADAGAGSAATNSPGVLSGNSVSVPVHVPVNVCGNSVDVVGVLNPAFGNGCANVGGEQHTTGAEQRAVQPAEESSTRSGGAGDAPSGATAEAVAAGSPGILSGNVVQAPVDVPVNVCGNSVSVVGLLNPAFGNNCANAAPEPQKPPVTPENPEEPGEPEKPPVTPEKPEEPPATPEKPHKPPVTPEAPEELAETGNSVPVGLGGAAAAGLLLGGAILYRKARQAA from the coding sequence ATGCGACAGGTCATGCGCAAGGGCCTGATCACGGTGGCCGCGGCCACCGGCGTCATCGCCGTCACCGGCGGTTACGCACAAGCCGACGCGGGCGCGGGCAGCGCCGCCACCAACTCGCCGGGCGTGCTCTCGGGCAACTCCGTCTCCGTCCCGGTCCACGTGCCGGTCAACGTCTGCGGCAACAGCGTGGACGTGGTGGGTGTCCTCAACCCCGCCTTCGGCAACGGCTGCGCCAACGTCGGCGGGGAGCAGCACACGACCGGCGCCGAGCAGCGCGCCGTCCAGCCGGCCGAGGAGAGCTCGACCCGGTCCGGCGGTGCCGGGGACGCGCCCTCGGGCGCGACCGCCGAGGCCGTCGCCGCCGGCTCGCCGGGCATCCTCTCCGGCAACGTGGTCCAGGCGCCGGTCGACGTGCCGGTCAACGTCTGCGGCAACTCCGTCTCCGTGGTCGGGCTGCTGAACCCCGCCTTCGGCAACAACTGCGCCAACGCGGCGCCGGAGCCCCAGAAGCCCCCGGTCACCCCCGAGAACCCGGAGGAGCCCGGGGAGCCCGAGAAGCCGCCGGTCACCCCCGAGAAGCCCGAGGAGCCGCCGGCCACGCCGGAGAAGCCCCACAAGCCGCCGGTCACCCCTGAGGCGCCGGAGGAGCTGGCCGAGACCGGCAACTCCGTGCCGGTCGGGCTCGGCGGAGCCGCTGCCGCCGGGCTGCTGCTCGGCGGGGCGATCCTCTACCGCAAGGCCCGCCAGGCGGCCTGA
- a CDS encoding DUF5703 family protein: MPEYEFTDVYVPRGITRTDTTRLLTDHAEYGHWELDRLVLLPDGSRRVRLRRRIIRQLRATW; this comes from the coding sequence ATGCCGGAATACGAATTCACTGACGTGTATGTCCCCAGAGGGATCACTCGCACCGATACGACCCGCCTGCTCACCGACCACGCCGAGTACGGCCACTGGGAGCTGGACCGGCTGGTGCTGCTCCCGGACGGCAGCCGGCGGGTGCGGCTGCGGCGGCGGATCATCCGCCAGCTACGGGCCACCTGGTGA
- a CDS encoding helix-hairpin-helix domain-containing protein, producing MSTDPAAAPADEDAPAPQAAAAEDATPPEHGAEEAPGEGGATGTEADAEASADAAEGAGAAPAPSGAEAELAAQRELRRRIEERKAGREAPVEAGGKLQGVAADLLAAVKAVEGGAAPTAFVPETAPAAPRRPAPEPARPAPAAPAAPTGPSDRAVDEVAAVLADGGAPASLGSAVAEALGDGGAAMLREDPWQLLRARGVRPEQADGFARALLGAEARPDDARRGRAVIGWLLEQAALAGHTALEADALRAALGQRAVPDPEGTLRAAVAEGDVLVFQDPLETGAPAAQAPASGPGGPDEAEEPAGTPVRVLIGLERYALAEESLADGLAGLVNTRPAAGPGLDEWQSAGGEGRGSAAELVRAAAGHGLVLHSGGEAARAEPAALLTAAASLGLRAWGAVHGPDSRARLAATLSGEVRAVTVAGLLSGAEGPGRDADGSLALDLLVVLDAPQLDVESAAMLVEALPDGARLVLSGDPGVLGSAGPGRVFGDLLASRACPVVVSRTPDPGPVGELASGVGAGELTAVDAPGHEVAIVPVREAAEAVHRTVQLVTESVPRAFQVPPEQTLVVTPGHGGAAGTRVLNAALKEKCNPGPGRFAGFDPGDRVAYSPVPGRTELGRVTGAEQEGLRLRCAGGEVLVARDRVAGTLRHGWAVTAHQAVALRAPAAVVVVPGDAGAGLTRDWVYTAFTRAGRHLSVVQGVGPALAAAVAERPAKPRTTRLPLLLAPQLPASA from the coding sequence GTGAGTACGGACCCCGCCGCCGCGCCCGCCGACGAGGACGCGCCCGCCCCCCAGGCGGCGGCCGCCGAGGACGCCACGCCCCCGGAGCACGGCGCCGAGGAGGCACCGGGCGAGGGCGGGGCGACCGGCACCGAGGCCGACGCGGAAGCGTCCGCCGACGCCGCCGAGGGCGCCGGTGCCGCGCCCGCACCCTCCGGGGCGGAGGCCGAGCTGGCGGCCCAGCGAGAGCTGCGGCGGCGCATCGAGGAGCGGAAGGCCGGGCGCGAGGCGCCGGTGGAGGCGGGCGGCAAGCTCCAGGGGGTCGCCGCCGACCTGCTCGCCGCCGTCAAGGCGGTGGAGGGCGGCGCCGCGCCCACCGCGTTCGTCCCCGAGACCGCACCGGCCGCGCCGCGCAGGCCCGCTCCGGAACCGGCCCGCCCCGCGCCCGCCGCCCCGGCCGCCCCCACCGGGCCCTCCGACCGCGCCGTGGACGAGGTGGCGGCGGTGCTCGCCGACGGCGGCGCCCCGGCCTCGCTCGGCTCCGCCGTGGCCGAGGCCCTCGGGGACGGTGGAGCCGCGATGCTGCGCGAGGACCCGTGGCAGCTGCTGCGCGCCCGGGGCGTACGCCCGGAGCAGGCCGACGGGTTCGCCCGCGCCCTGCTCGGCGCGGAGGCGAGGCCGGACGACGCGCGACGCGGCCGGGCGGTCATCGGCTGGCTGCTCGAACAGGCCGCCCTCGCCGGGCACACCGCCCTGGAGGCCGACGCCCTGCGCGCGGCTCTGGGGCAGCGCGCCGTCCCGGACCCGGAGGGCACCCTGCGCGCGGCGGTCGCCGAAGGCGACGTCCTGGTCTTCCAGGACCCGCTGGAGACCGGCGCCCCCGCCGCCCAGGCTCCGGCGTCCGGGCCCGGCGGCCCGGACGAGGCGGAGGAACCGGCCGGCACCCCGGTGCGGGTCCTGATCGGCCTGGAGCGGTACGCCCTGGCCGAGGAGAGCCTCGCCGACGGCCTGGCCGGGCTGGTCAACACCCGGCCGGCGGCCGGACCCGGCCTCGACGAGTGGCAGAGCGCCGGCGGCGAGGGACGGGGGTCGGCGGCCGAGCTGGTCCGGGCCGCGGCCGGGCACGGGCTCGTCCTGCACTCGGGCGGCGAGGCGGCGCGCGCCGAACCGGCCGCGCTGCTCACCGCCGCCGCCTCCCTCGGCCTGCGGGCGTGGGGCGCGGTCCACGGCCCGGACAGCCGGGCGCGGCTCGCGGCGACGCTCTCCGGCGAGGTGCGGGCGGTCACCGTGGCCGGGCTGCTCTCCGGCGCCGAGGGGCCGGGGCGGGACGCCGACGGCTCGCTCGCGCTGGACCTGCTGGTGGTCCTCGACGCCCCCCAGCTGGACGTGGAGAGTGCCGCGATGCTGGTCGAGGCGCTGCCCGACGGGGCGCGGCTGGTGCTCAGCGGCGACCCGGGCGTCCTCGGGTCGGCCGGCCCCGGCCGGGTCTTCGGTGACCTGCTGGCCTCGCGGGCCTGCCCGGTCGTCGTCTCCCGGACCCCGGACCCGGGCCCGGTGGGCGAACTGGCCTCCGGCGTGGGTGCCGGTGAGCTGACGGCGGTGGACGCCCCCGGCCACGAGGTGGCGATCGTGCCGGTACGCGAGGCCGCCGAGGCGGTGCACCGCACGGTGCAGCTGGTCACGGAGTCCGTGCCGCGCGCCTTCCAGGTGCCCCCCGAGCAGACGCTGGTCGTGACGCCGGGCCACGGCGGAGCGGCGGGTACGCGGGTGCTCAACGCCGCCCTGAAGGAGAAGTGCAACCCCGGCCCCGGCAGGTTCGCCGGTTTCGACCCGGGCGACCGGGTGGCGTACAGCCCGGTGCCGGGCCGCACCGAGCTCGGCCGGGTGACCGGCGCCGAGCAGGAGGGCCTACGGCTGCGTTGCGCGGGTGGCGAGGTCCTGGTCGCCCGTGACCGGGTGGCGGGCACCCTGCGCCACGGCTGGGCCGTCACCGCCCACCAGGCGGTGGCCCTGCGCGCCCCGGCCGCCGTCGTGGTCGTCCCGGGCGACGCGGGAGCGGGCCTGACCCGCGACTGGGTCTACACGGCCTTCACCCGCGCCGGCCGCCATCTCTCGGTCGTCCAGGGGGTGGGTCCGGCGCTGGCCGCCGCGGTGGCCGAACGCCCCGCCAAGCCCCGCACCACCCGCCTTCCCCTCCTGCTCGCGCCGCAGCTCCCGGCGTCCGCCTGA
- a CDS encoding aldo/keto reductase, producing the protein MEQRHLGRTGLRVSRIGLGTLTWGRGTDEHDAADLVKTFWEAGGTLVDTADVYADGEAEYLLGRIVDRLVPREDLVIATKAGSVPDPERRFDGSRGHLLGALDASLHRLGTDHVDLWQVHAFDPLTPLEETLQALDIAVTTGRARYAGVSNFSGWQLAKAATWQLALPAGRTRLASTQMEYSLLQRGVEREVLPAALDLGVGLLPSSPLGRGVLTGKYRHAAFPGPPGSRGASEHLAGFVAPYLDDAGDRVVDALTTAADGLATTPLQVALAWVRDRPGVCAPLVGPRTSEQLAAALSAEALTLPDEICQALDDVSAPVHRYPDQDWSTL; encoded by the coding sequence ATGGAGCAGAGGCATCTGGGCCGCACCGGTCTGCGCGTGTCCCGCATCGGCCTGGGCACCCTGACCTGGGGCCGGGGCACCGACGAGCACGACGCCGCCGATCTGGTGAAGACCTTCTGGGAAGCCGGCGGCACCCTCGTCGACACCGCCGACGTGTACGCGGACGGCGAGGCGGAGTACCTCCTCGGCCGGATCGTCGACCGGCTGGTCCCCCGGGAGGACCTGGTCATCGCCACCAAGGCGGGCAGCGTCCCGGACCCGGAGCGGCGGTTCGACGGCTCCCGGGGCCATCTCCTGGGCGCGCTGGACGCCTCGCTGCACCGGCTGGGCACCGACCACGTCGACCTGTGGCAGGTGCACGCCTTCGATCCCCTGACCCCGCTGGAGGAGACCCTCCAGGCACTCGACATCGCCGTCACCACGGGCCGGGCACGGTACGCGGGGGTCTCCAACTTCTCCGGCTGGCAGCTGGCCAAGGCCGCCACCTGGCAACTGGCCCTGCCGGCCGGCCGCACCAGACTGGCGAGCACGCAGATGGAGTACTCGCTGCTCCAGCGCGGCGTGGAGCGCGAGGTGCTGCCCGCCGCCCTCGACCTGGGTGTCGGGCTGCTCCCCTCCTCACCGCTCGGCCGGGGTGTGCTCACCGGCAAGTACCGGCACGCCGCCTTCCCGGGCCCGCCGGGCTCGCGCGGCGCCAGTGAGCACCTGGCCGGGTTCGTCGCCCCCTACCTCGACGACGCGGGCGACCGCGTCGTCGACGCCCTCACCACCGCCGCCGACGGCCTCGCCACCACCCCGCTCCAGGTGGCGCTGGCCTGGGTCCGCGACCGGCCCGGCGTCTGCGCCCCCCTCGTCGGACCGCGCACCTCCGAGCAGCTCGCGGCGGCCCTGTCGGCGGAAGCCCTTACGCTTCCGGACGAGATCTGCCAGGCGCTCGACGACGTGTCGGCGCCCGTGCACCGCTATCCCGACCAGGACTGGAGCACGCTGTGA
- a CDS encoding LLM class F420-dependent oxidoreductase: MQLGINLGYWGAGMDADNLAVAKEADRLGYSVCWAAEAYGSDGPTVLAWVAAQTERIDIGSAIMQIPARQPTMTAMTAATLDSLSGGRFRLGLGVSGPQVSEGWYGVKFDKPLARTREYVDIVRQAMSRERVSYEGDHWTLPLPGGPGKPLKLTVHPERERIPLYIAAIGPKNLEQTGEIADGALLIFPAAEHLEETAVRHLRAGREKAGLTMEGFDVVPTVPIAVGEDVRGLADFFRPYTALYVGGMGSRKQNFYNQLAQRMGYEKEAAEIQDKYLSGDKEGAAAAVPHQLIDSTTLLGSVDRIADRMRAYAAAGVTTLTLSPAGFTLDERLAALRAGTEALERAGLA; encoded by the coding sequence ATGCAGCTCGGCATCAACCTCGGCTACTGGGGCGCCGGAATGGACGCGGACAACCTGGCGGTCGCCAAGGAGGCCGACCGGCTGGGCTACTCGGTCTGCTGGGCCGCCGAGGCGTACGGTTCGGACGGCCCCACCGTGCTCGCCTGGGTCGCCGCCCAGACCGAGCGGATCGACATCGGCTCCGCGATCATGCAGATCCCGGCGCGTCAGCCCACCATGACCGCGATGACCGCGGCCACTCTCGACTCGCTCTCCGGCGGCCGCTTCCGTCTGGGGCTCGGCGTCTCGGGCCCGCAGGTCTCCGAGGGCTGGTACGGCGTCAAGTTCGACAAGCCGCTGGCCCGCACCCGCGAGTACGTCGACATCGTGCGACAGGCCATGAGCCGCGAGCGGGTCTCCTACGAGGGCGACCACTGGACCCTGCCGCTGCCCGGCGGCCCCGGCAAGCCGCTGAAGCTCACCGTCCACCCCGAGCGCGAGCGCATCCCGCTGTACATCGCCGCGATCGGCCCGAAGAACCTCGAGCAGACCGGCGAGATCGCCGACGGCGCCCTGCTGATCTTCCCCGCCGCCGAGCACCTGGAGGAGACGGCCGTCCGCCACCTGCGCGCGGGCCGCGAGAAGGCCGGGCTGACCATGGAGGGCTTCGACGTCGTCCCCACCGTCCCGATCGCCGTCGGCGAGGACGTGCGGGGACTCGCCGACTTCTTCCGCCCCTACACCGCGCTGTACGTCGGCGGCATGGGCAGCCGCAAGCAGAACTTCTACAACCAGCTCGCGCAGCGCATGGGGTACGAGAAGGAGGCCGCCGAGATCCAGGACAAGTACCTCTCCGGCGACAAGGAGGGGGCCGCCGCGGCCGTCCCGCACCAGCTCATCGACTCCACCACCCTGCTCGGCAGCGTCGACCGGATCGCCGACCGGATGCGGGCCTACGCCGCCGCGGGCGTCACCACCCTGACGCTCTCCCCGGCCGGCTTCACCCTCGACGAGCGGCTCGCGGCGCTGCGCGCCGGTACCGAGGCGCTGGAGCGCGCGGGCCTCGCCTGA